A section of the Paenibacillus aurantius genome encodes:
- a CDS encoding heparinase II/III domain-containing protein, whose product MSLSASAVIKQARSFYTDEKIAAARKNIETHSWAKEACQEAVAAAELYLQDGHDGLWELVTTQNLPRSYGVNQVRGCPVCKKDIDRFGNYPWLTDSANAPWKVTCPSCRTVFPSNDFGAYYRSGIDEHSRFDPARADRSLLTNTLYPDRDENWCVDDGYGWLDPGHDNPETRRYTFIAYYNHYHLWYGGRIAKALEAFSQAYLFTNDSRYAAAGTILLDRIADVYPDMDSSVYLWKDGFRNSHGLTGLGKIVGSIWETGLAASFVLAYDALFPGMDSPEITAFLSKKSKQYPMLGKKDSVEAVRRNIEQGILMQVKPAIEAGQILGNVGMHQSALALAAVVLDHPTFTKEWIDFLFETHERKGRPLGNILTILVNDVDRDGHGDEASPAYNSGWLGNLKLVADALSGQGERVPLDLYDYPKFRKLFHMLTPYVMLGKYTPSSGDTKRAGDPGIIGSADLYVSGFAKTGDPLLARFAYFLNGNQWEGLRGDIFTDNEAVLVEMKRAVDQHGPFEPGSSNTTGYGFAALRDGKGAFERALTLYYGRNTGHGHKDTLNIGIYAYGMDLSPDHGYPCFADGNYERKRWTINTISHNTVVVDRSPQVNQIVAFPHHFEGGAQVQLIDVEAPQVYPHNRLYRRTTAMVRVDDETSYLLDLFRVKGGSEHLYSFHGPEGEALAEGLQLEKQAAGTYAGETIAYADPEYDMASESGFNYLYDVERDSSPPSGYSLDWKAKDTWGVKSVSEDVHLRLTMVSAVDEVILAQGEPPQNKPGNPKSYTYMLARREGEALESQFVSVLEAYRKQRRIMRVEALAVKSEGEPSTGCDAAAVKITFANGRTDYLFQALHSDKLYVVDDFLEVKGFFGMCSIVNGSLTYGYVCDGTLLRAGDRTLIDKSYGALTGSVTGFTKNLSLENEIRVRVEQPLDDIGVERGYIYIQNDGIRNAAYEFTSLKPDMDGGLVVDIGDVTTIRAWADKYDFSRGYRYDLQEGAPFRIPLSYEWRAEE is encoded by the coding sequence ATGAGTCTTTCAGCATCAGCGGTAATCAAGCAGGCCCGGTCCTTCTACACGGACGAGAAGATCGCCGCTGCCCGAAAAAATATCGAAACGCATTCCTGGGCGAAGGAAGCCTGCCAAGAGGCGGTTGCTGCGGCGGAGTTGTATTTACAGGACGGCCATGACGGCCTTTGGGAGCTCGTCACCACCCAAAACCTTCCGCGCAGCTACGGGGTGAACCAAGTAAGGGGCTGTCCGGTGTGCAAGAAGGACATCGACCGGTTCGGCAATTATCCGTGGCTCACCGATTCGGCGAATGCTCCATGGAAGGTCACCTGTCCTAGCTGCCGCACGGTTTTTCCCTCCAATGATTTCGGGGCTTACTACCGGAGCGGAATCGACGAGCATTCCCGCTTCGATCCGGCACGCGCGGACCGAAGCCTGCTGACCAATACTTTGTATCCGGACCGGGACGAGAACTGGTGCGTCGATGACGGCTACGGCTGGCTGGACCCCGGTCATGATAATCCCGAAACCCGCCGGTACACCTTCATCGCTTATTACAACCATTATCATTTATGGTATGGCGGCAGGATTGCGAAGGCCCTCGAAGCGTTCAGCCAAGCTTATTTATTCACGAATGACTCTCGTTACGCGGCCGCCGGAACCATCCTGCTCGATCGGATCGCCGATGTCTATCCGGATATGGATTCTTCCGTTTATCTGTGGAAGGACGGCTTCCGAAATTCGCACGGCTTGACGGGCCTTGGCAAAATAGTGGGGAGCATTTGGGAAACCGGTCTTGCGGCCAGCTTTGTTCTGGCATACGACGCTCTGTTTCCGGGAATGGATTCCCCCGAAATTACCGCTTTTCTGAGTAAGAAATCCAAGCAGTACCCGATGCTCGGGAAGAAAGATTCCGTCGAGGCGGTCCGGCGCAATATCGAGCAGGGCATTCTTATGCAGGTAAAGCCGGCCATCGAGGCCGGACAGATTCTCGGCAATGTCGGCATGCACCAAAGCGCGCTCGCTTTGGCGGCCGTCGTGCTGGACCATCCTACCTTTACGAAGGAATGGATCGATTTTCTATTTGAAACCCATGAACGAAAGGGAAGACCGTTAGGCAACATTCTGACCATTCTCGTCAACGACGTGGACCGGGACGGACATGGCGACGAAGCCTCGCCGGCTTATAACAGCGGCTGGCTGGGGAATTTAAAGCTTGTAGCCGATGCTTTAAGCGGACAAGGAGAGCGGGTTCCTCTTGACCTGTACGATTACCCCAAATTCCGAAAGCTGTTTCATATGCTTACCCCGTATGTGATGCTCGGCAAGTACACGCCTTCCAGCGGGGATACGAAGCGTGCGGGAGACCCCGGCATTATCGGGAGCGCGGATTTGTATGTCTCGGGTTTCGCCAAAACCGGTGACCCTCTGCTGGCCCGGTTCGCCTATTTCCTGAACGGGAACCAATGGGAAGGCTTGCGGGGAGATATCTTCACCGATAACGAGGCGGTCCTGGTAGAGATGAAGAGGGCGGTGGACCAGCACGGCCCCTTCGAGCCTGGAAGCTCCAATACGACCGGTTACGGTTTTGCCGCCCTGCGCGATGGGAAGGGAGCTTTCGAGCGGGCCTTGACCCTATATTACGGGCGCAATACGGGGCATGGGCATAAGGATACATTGAACATCGGAATCTATGCTTATGGCATGGATCTTTCTCCCGATCACGGCTATCCGTGCTTCGCGGACGGCAACTATGAGAGAAAGAGGTGGACGATCAATACCATCTCGCACAATACGGTGGTAGTGGACCGCTCCCCTCAAGTCAATCAAATCGTCGCCTTTCCTCACCATTTCGAAGGAGGGGCCCAGGTTCAGCTGATTGATGTGGAGGCCCCTCAGGTGTATCCGCATAACCGGCTTTACCGCAGGACGACCGCCATGGTCCGGGTGGATGACGAAACCTCGTACTTACTCGATCTTTTCCGGGTGAAGGGCGGATCGGAGCATCTTTACAGCTTTCATGGACCGGAAGGCGAAGCTCTTGCCGAAGGTCTTCAATTAGAAAAGCAAGCTGCCGGGACCTATGCCGGTGAAACGATTGCTTATGCCGACCCGGAGTATGATATGGCTTCGGAAAGCGGGTTTAACTATCTCTATGACGTGGAGCGGGACAGCAGCCCGCCTTCCGGTTATTCCTTGGATTGGAAGGCCAAGGATACGTGGGGCGTGAAGTCGGTAAGCGAGGACGTCCATTTGCGCCTGACGATGGTGTCGGCGGTCGATGAAGTGATCCTGGCCCAGGGCGAGCCTCCCCAGAACAAGCCGGGTAACCCCAAAAGCTATACCTATATGCTCGCCCGGCGGGAAGGCGAAGCTCTGGAAAGCCAGTTTGTATCGGTGCTGGAGGCTTACCGGAAGCAGCGCCGAATCATGCGGGTGGAAGCGCTGGCGGTTAAATCCGAAGGGGAGCCGTCCACGGGGTGCGACGCCGCTGCCGTGAAGATAACCTTCGCAAACGGGCGGACGGATTATCTCTTCCAAGCCCTGCATTCCGATAAGCTTTACGTCGTCGATGATTTTCTGGAGGTAAAAGGGTTTTTCGGTATGTGCTCGATCGTTAACGGTTCTCTGACCTACGGTTACGTGTGTGACGGTACCTTACTCCGTGCCGGGGACAGGACGCTAATTGATAAAAGCTATGGAGCGTTGACGGGCAGCGTAACCGGGTTTACCAAGAACCTGTCGTTAGAGAATGAAATCAGAGTGCGTGTAGAGCAGCCTTTAGACGATATCGGGGTGGAGCGAGGCTATATCTATATTCAGAACGATGGAATACGCAATGCGGCTTATGAGTTCACGAGCCTTAAGCCTGATATGGATGGCGGCCTGGTGGTCGACATCGGTGATGTCACGACGATCCGAGCCTGGGCGGACAAATACGATTTTTCCCGCGGGTATAGGTACGACCTTCAAGAAGGGGCTCCCTTCCGAATTCCTCTTTCCTACGAGTGGAGGGCGGAAGAATGA
- a CDS encoding MarR family winged helix-turn-helix transcriptional regulator, producing the protein MTKTSFLIGKLIHQIRRRERQPRTFGTGGALTPSEMHTIDAIGSGHGILMSELADRLGVTKGAVSQIVERLESKDLVLRTPNPQDSRSVTVGLKEKGLAAYHAHEELYVKRFDDWITTELSREELQSFEKGVKKLIEFLEE; encoded by the coding sequence ATGACCAAAACAAGCTTCTTGATCGGCAAGCTGATTCACCAGATCAGACGCCGGGAACGGCAGCCGCGTACCTTCGGTACAGGCGGAGCCTTAACGCCAAGCGAAATGCATACGATCGATGCCATAGGCAGCGGCCATGGCATTTTGATGAGCGAACTGGCTGACCGGCTTGGTGTAACCAAAGGGGCGGTAAGTCAGATCGTGGAACGCCTGGAATCGAAGGATCTGGTCCTTCGGACTCCTAACCCTCAGGACTCCAGAAGTGTGACCGTTGGATTGAAAGAGAAGGGACTTGCTGCATATCATGCTCATGAAGAGTTGTATGTTAAGCGGTTTGACGACTGGATCACGACCGAATTAAGCAGGGAAGAACTCCAATCCTTTGAGAAAGGAGTAAAAAAACTTATAGAATTTTTAGAAGAATAA
- a CDS encoding MDR family MFS transporter → MEKQSRLGLVIAGLMLGVLMAGMDNTIVATAMGTIVSDLGGFGRFVWVTSTYIVAEMAGMPLFGKLSDMYGRKRFFLFGLIVFLIGSSLSGTAESITQLSIYRAIQGFGAGALIPIAHTIVFDLFPPEKRGKMVGLFGAVFGLSTVSGPLLGAYIAEYIGWPWVFYINLPIGLVSLVLITWFYREAKGYEKQPIDWLGILTLIPAIVCLMLGLEWGGKEFPWGSNVIIGLFTASLLLILGFLIAETKAKQPIIPFPMFQNRLFAASTMTSFFYSGTFILCTLYLPIFVQGVMGGTATNSGYILLPLMLGAVAASLIGGHLIAHLSYRTVMIFSSLLFVAGIGLLSTLSPDSSKTFLILYMIVTGLGMGSSFSVLTIAALHPFEHNQRGVASSTISFIRSLGMSIGISVFGIYQRQAFERNVNTGFLENPQTQGDLFSGKSRALLPADVLDQLTAALSQSISHMFLWALIPAAFTLVLAFSMSGERPDGSKKVSLHH, encoded by the coding sequence ATGGAGAAACAAAGCAGGTTAGGCCTAGTCATCGCCGGGTTAATGTTAGGGGTATTGATGGCGGGTATGGATAATACGATTGTCGCTACAGCCATGGGAACCATTGTATCCGATTTGGGGGGATTCGGCCGGTTTGTGTGGGTCACCTCCACCTATATCGTCGCCGAAATGGCGGGCATGCCCCTCTTTGGCAAGCTATCGGATATGTACGGACGCAAACGTTTTTTTCTGTTTGGGCTGATTGTTTTTTTGATTGGATCCAGTCTAAGCGGGACGGCAGAGTCTATAACCCAGCTCAGCATATACCGGGCGATTCAAGGGTTCGGGGCCGGTGCCCTGATTCCGATTGCCCATACGATTGTTTTTGACTTGTTTCCGCCGGAGAAAAGAGGGAAGATGGTCGGGTTGTTCGGGGCCGTCTTTGGTCTATCCACCGTTTCCGGTCCCTTATTAGGAGCTTATATTGCCGAATATATCGGATGGCCCTGGGTGTTCTATATTAATTTACCGATTGGTCTGGTATCTCTTGTTCTTATTACCTGGTTCTATCGGGAAGCGAAAGGATATGAGAAGCAGCCAATCGATTGGCTGGGGATCCTTACGCTAATTCCTGCGATTGTATGTCTAATGCTTGGATTGGAATGGGGAGGAAAGGAGTTCCCTTGGGGATCAAACGTGATAATAGGGTTATTCACCGCTTCCCTTCTCCTAATTCTCGGCTTCCTTATCGCCGAAACCAAGGCAAAGCAGCCCATCATCCCCTTCCCTATGTTCCAAAACCGGTTATTTGCCGCAAGTACGATGACCAGTTTCTTTTACAGCGGGACGTTTATCCTCTGTACGTTATACCTGCCTATTTTTGTACAGGGTGTGATGGGAGGAACGGCAACCAATTCGGGATATATTTTGCTGCCTCTGATGCTTGGAGCCGTCGCAGCCAGTCTAATCGGGGGTCATTTAATCGCTCATTTAAGCTATCGGACGGTAATGATTTTCTCCAGCCTCCTATTTGTTGCGGGCATCGGACTATTAAGTACGTTATCTCCAGATTCCTCCAAGACCTTCCTTATTCTTTATATGATCGTGACCGGCCTTGGAATGGGGTCTTCCTTTTCGGTGCTGACGATCGCCGCGCTGCATCCCTTCGAGCACAACCAGCGCGGAGTGGCCAGCTCTACCATTTCCTTTATACGTTCGCTTGGGATGAGCATAGGGATCAGTGTTTTCGGAATCTATCAAAGACAAGCCTTCGAGCGAAATGTAAATACGGGATTCCTGGAAAATCCTCAAACTCAAGGTGATTTGTTTTCCGGGAAATCAAGAGCCCTCCTTCCGGCGGATGTACTCGACCAACTGACCGCGGCGCTTTCCCAATCGATCTCCCATATGTTCCTTTGGGCACTGATTCCAGCGGCCTTTACCCTTGTCTTAGCCTTCTCCATGAGCGGGGAACGACCGGACGGCTCGAAGAAGGTTAGTCTTCATCACTAA
- a CDS encoding PEP/pyruvate-binding domain-containing protein — MLVLAFNEVGLGQLERVGGKGANLGEMVKAGLPVPPGFCITTEAYIRFLDGAGLRPAVQDILNSVQVGDLADLKNKANQIQTLMEAAPIPWEVKEAIQAAYQTMGNPPVAVRSSATAEDLPDASFAGQQETFLNITDEIALLEHVRRCWASLWTPRSLSYRERSGFAHDKVHLAVVVQQMVDPDAASVLFTANPLTGGRNEMVINASYGLGESIVSGQVNPDTYRLTKQKSPQLLEQLLGDKQILIQSVPGGGTVEKPVMEADRIRFCLNREDLNKIARLGLQVESYYGSPQDIEWAMVDDRLYLLQARPITTLKQGGRYKRFPSSPDSNDSC; from the coding sequence ATGCTTGTCCTGGCATTTAATGAGGTTGGTCTAGGCCAATTGGAACGGGTAGGAGGAAAGGGGGCTAACCTGGGGGAAATGGTGAAAGCCGGACTCCCTGTGCCGCCCGGTTTCTGTATCACGACGGAAGCCTATATTCGCTTCCTGGATGGGGCCGGCCTCCGGCCGGCCGTTCAGGATATCCTAAATTCTGTTCAAGTTGGAGATTTGGCCGACCTTAAGAACAAAGCCAACCAGATTCAAACCCTTATGGAGGCGGCGCCTATTCCCTGGGAAGTAAAGGAAGCCATTCAGGCCGCTTACCAAACCATGGGAAACCCTCCTGTTGCGGTAAGATCTTCAGCAACGGCGGAGGATCTGCCGGACGCGAGCTTTGCTGGTCAGCAGGAAACTTTTCTTAACATCACAGACGAGATAGCATTGCTGGAACACGTGAGAAGGTGCTGGGCGTCCTTATGGACGCCCCGGTCCCTTTCCTACCGGGAACGCTCCGGATTTGCCCATGACAAAGTTCACCTGGCCGTGGTTGTCCAACAAATGGTGGATCCGGATGCAGCCAGTGTCCTGTTCACGGCAAATCCCCTAACCGGCGGCCGGAATGAAATGGTAATCAATGCATCGTACGGTCTCGGGGAGAGCATCGTATCCGGGCAAGTGAATCCGGACACTTATCGGCTGACCAAACAAAAAAGTCCTCAACTGCTTGAGCAGCTTTTAGGGGACAAGCAAATCCTAATTCAATCCGTTCCTGGCGGCGGAACCGTGGAGAAACCGGTGATGGAAGCGGACCGTATTCGTTTTTGTTTAAATAGAGAAGATCTGAATAAAATAGCGCGGTTGGGATTGCAGGTGGAGTCCTATTATGGATCGCCCCAGGACATAGAGTGGGCTATGGTGGATGACCGGCTTTACTTGCTTCAAGCTCGGCCGATCACTACGCTAAAGCAAGGGGGGCGGTACAAGCGTTTTCCAAGCTCTCCGGATTCCAACGATTCTTGTTAA
- a CDS encoding PEP-utilizing enzyme: protein MLNDILEHYPEPPFPLDYSAVTDGLETINRAIREMGLAMPPATEIIRMDEDGLPSIHPPNLRPTRKIISLLGKLPKYMREDGGEWKSAHAQEVNAQLDGLNRVRLDRLEGPALANHLQEALDLANAINGLRFSLVLPMIINGKILLFLAKKSGVKNALEGDLVGGLEYKTVEINKALKRLARTVMSDGEVRDALAGWPAKEVWNTIKRTDKGREFRNEFLHFLERYGDRAPKAKLPFSAVSWSDEPGMVLSLLAAMVQPSESEYASLSQVDNHSDSPFLRFRDQVANRLPGPLCRLFLRSLENYRSAHIMREDTLYVTERTYAAARHAALEAGRRFAAEGLMTEQGQVLFLTLREMYAALQGRLDPEEVRKRVDRRKKARPRAEVIWRGENLISESFADDILSGQAGSPGQARGTVKVISGPEGFSNLKPGDVLVCRFTDPTWTPLFEIVSAVVSDTGGSLSHAAIVAREYGIPAVLGTRIATKQLRVGDKVLVDGDRGMVRVEKAWYPESGKD, encoded by the coding sequence TTGTTAAACGATATTTTAGAGCATTATCCTGAACCACCATTCCCTTTGGACTATTCAGCCGTTACGGATGGACTGGAGACCATAAACCGAGCCATTCGGGAAATGGGTCTTGCCATGCCACCAGCGACGGAAATCATTCGAATGGATGAGGATGGCTTACCCTCCATTCACCCGCCGAATCTTCGTCCTACGCGGAAAATTATATCTCTCCTTGGGAAACTGCCCAAGTACATGAGGGAGGATGGCGGGGAGTGGAAGTCGGCCCATGCCCAAGAGGTAAACGCTCAATTAGATGGACTAAATAGGGTTAGGCTGGATAGGCTTGAGGGACCTGCTCTGGCCAATCATCTTCAAGAGGCTTTGGATTTGGCGAACGCCATCAACGGGCTTCGGTTTTCTTTGGTGCTGCCTATGATTATAAATGGAAAAATCCTGCTCTTTCTGGCCAAAAAATCGGGCGTGAAGAATGCCTTGGAAGGGGATCTGGTTGGCGGCCTGGAATACAAGACGGTGGAAATCAACAAGGCTTTGAAACGTCTGGCGCGAACCGTCATGTCGGATGGGGAGGTACGGGATGCCCTTGCCGGATGGCCTGCAAAAGAGGTGTGGAACACGATAAAGAGGACGGATAAAGGAAGGGAGTTTCGGAATGAGTTCCTTCATTTTCTGGAACGTTATGGTGACCGCGCACCGAAAGCCAAGCTTCCGTTTTCGGCTGTATCCTGGTCGGATGAACCGGGAATGGTCTTATCCCTGTTGGCTGCCATGGTACAACCTTCTGAGTCCGAATACGCTTCCCTGTCCCAAGTGGATAACCATTCGGATAGTCCGTTCTTACGGTTTCGTGACCAAGTGGCCAACCGCCTTCCCGGTCCCTTGTGCAGACTGTTCCTCCGCTCCTTAGAAAACTATCGCTCCGCCCACATCATGCGGGAAGATACTCTCTATGTGACCGAGCGTACCTACGCTGCAGCTCGGCATGCCGCCCTGGAGGCCGGTCGGCGATTCGCCGCGGAAGGATTAATGACGGAGCAAGGGCAAGTTCTTTTCCTAACTTTACGGGAAATGTATGCAGCGTTGCAGGGACGATTAGATCCGGAGGAGGTTCGAAAACGCGTCGATCGGAGAAAAAAAGCAAGACCCCGAGCGGAAGTGATCTGGCGGGGAGAGAACTTAATTTCCGAGTCCTTTGCTGACGACATCTTGTCGGGGCAGGCGGGGAGCCCCGGACAAGCAAGGGGAACGGTAAAGGTCATTAGCGGCCCGGAGGGTTTTTCCAACTTGAAGCCTGGTGATGTTTTGGTTTGTCGCTTTACTGATCCTACTTGGACGCCATTATTTGAGATTGTCTCGGCAGTCGTTTCCGATACAGGGGGCTCGTTATCCCACGCTGCTATTGTTGCCAGAGAATATGGCATTCCAGCGGTGTTGGGAACCCGGATAGCGACAAAGCAGTTACGGGTTGGCGATAAGGTGTTAGTGGATGGCGACCGGGGGATGGTACGAGTGGAAAAGGCCTGGTATCCGGAATCAGGAAAAGACTAA
- a CDS encoding class I SAM-dependent methyltransferase gives MERELDLEPELLAVLKSKMQLENMANLEVVEASMTDIPLKDNSIDIVIASLALHAVRPLSLSLAEIKRVLKPGGSILILEWEHKESPIGPPVEIRIGSEEMEQALQASGFIIEKRVFPTDYLYIFVARR, from the coding sequence TTGGAGCGGGAACTGGATTTAGAACCTGAATTGTTAGCTGTTCTTAAGTCAAAAATGCAATTAGAGAATATGGCTAATCTAGAGGTAGTGGAAGCCTCCATGACCGACATCCCGCTGAAAGATAATTCTATAGACATAGTTATTGCTTCCTTGGCGTTACACGCCGTTCGACCGTTATCTTTGAGTTTAGCCGAAATCAAGCGCGTACTGAAACCTGGAGGATCTATCCTTATCTTGGAATGGGAGCACAAAGAAAGCCCGATAGGCCCACCTGTGGAAATTCGAATAGGCTCTGAGGAAATGGAACAGGCTCTGCAAGCATCAGGTTTTATAATCGAGAAGCGAGTTTTTCCAACAGATTATTTGTATATATTTGTTGCCAGACGTTAG